A stretch of Lathyrus oleraceus cultivar Zhongwan6 chromosome 6, CAAS_Psat_ZW6_1.0, whole genome shotgun sequence DNA encodes these proteins:
- the LOC127094413 gene encoding uncharacterized protein LOC127094413 — translation MLVEETDDWWINTRKVLDVAAEVATWIMFQREFLRKKFPEDVCGKKEIEFLELNEVTNEFSKCVKFENCLHPEIKYAIRYQQIRRFPELVNRCRIYEDDSKARSAHYKGLSERRGKQNMNRRKPYSAPDNKGKQRAVDGNRPSGKGSPTPLKCYRCGELGHRISECKSDVKKFYKCGKSGHLVADCKENVVTCYNYGEP, via the exons ATGTTAGTTGAGGAAACTGATGACTGGTGGATCAACACTCGTAAGGTGTTGGATGTTGCAGCTGAAGTTGCAACATGGATTATGTTCCAAAGGGAATTTCTGAGAAAGAAATTTCCTGAGGATGTTTGTGGGAAGAAGGAGATTGAGTTTTTGGAGCTAAA TGAGGTTACTAATGAGTTCTCGAAGTGTGTCAAATTTGAGAATTGTTTGCATCCTGAAATTAAGTATGCGATTAGATACCAACAAATCAGGAGGTTTCCAGAGTTGGTGAACAGATGTAGAATTTACGAGGATGATAGTAAGGCTCGATCGGCTCACTACAAGGGGCTGAGCGAGAGAAGAGGAAAGCAGAATATGAACCGTAGGAAGCCATATAGTGCTCCAGATAATAAAGGTAAACAGAGAGCTGTTGATGGTAATAGGCCAAGTGGGAAAGGTTCTCCAACTCCTCTTAAGTGTTATAGGTGTGGTGAGTTGGGTCATCGTATCAGTGAGTGCAAGAGTGATGTAAAGAAGTTTTACAAGTGTGGGAAGTCAGGACATCTGGTTGCTGATTGCAAAGAGAATGTGGTGACTTGTTACAACTATGGTGAACCATGA